Below is a genomic region from Verrucomicrobiales bacterium.
ACCGCGCGATGGGCGGGCGAGGGAGAGCGAGTGACCGGTGCCGTCCGCAGCGGCGGGCCAGGGGGGGAGGTGGGAGTAGGGAACATCGAGCATGACCGCATTGACTCGATCCAAGAGCTGCACTCGTCCCGTCGGCTTGAGCGATCCGGTGAAAGGGCCGACGACGTTCGCAATGCCATAGGTCCGGCGGATTGCCTCCGGGTCACGGGCTATCACCAAGTATTGCCCGCCATGCAGGCTCGTGCCGGCTGGGAAAATGAATTGCACATCCCCGCTGAGGCGGTAGCCCCCGATCTCCTCGAAAAATGGATTGGAGTTGAACAGTTCCACGTATTCGAGACTGTTGGTTGATCCCGATTCGAGCGGAGGGTGATTGTAGAGAATTTCGGTGATTGCGAGCCCCGTGGTTCGACTGGATGGGCCGGGAGGTTCGTGCTCCCCGAACGACATCAGACTCCTGGTGGATGAAGTGTTGGCAAAATCCCGGAACCGCGCGGTTGCAGGGGAGGCGGGCGACCGGCTCGCCAGCGCGAAACCCAGGTAGGCTTGGGCGGGTAAATCCACCGAGGCTGAACCCAGAGGCATCCACTGTCGTGCGTCGCGACTGGCGTAGCCGGTGAGACGGTCGTTCACACGCTGGAGGCGGATCCAGGCATCGGGTGGGTTGGGCGGAAAGAACCCCTCCGGCACCGCGTTTGAATCCACCCCTGACCGCGATATAAAAAGCGATCCCGCCAGCCCGGGAGTGGTGGCCACCATGGCGAAGGCGGCATTGGTGCTGAGGCTCGACCGCACCATCAGTCCCGCTTTCGCCCAGGGGTCTCCCGCGTCCAGTTTCGGGATTCGCACCTGCACATCGAAGTCCCCGGTAAGTAACTGCCAATGATAGCGAAACTCGTCCGATTTGCCATCGATGTCGCGTCCGGAGAAGCTGAGGTCGACCCCCGCCGATACGACCGCCGTTGAGCCGGGCTGGCTTGGCCGGCCGATGTCGTCCGACGTGAATGGCTGCGCCCTAAGGACAGTTCCTGGGACGAGGCACACCAGAAGGGAGAGGAGTATCGGCAGGTTGAGCTTGGCCGACAGGAGGCCGGGACGTGCGAGATGCATACTTCAGCGGTCGGGTTAGCCGCTCGACTCTTGCGGAACGTTGCGGTTGAACAGGCCCCACCGTCCGATTTGCGAGCTGGGTCATCATGACCGGTCTCGCGCTCGATTGCCACCTCAAAGATGGGGCTTCCGAGTCGGCTCAGCTAAGGCTGCCGGGCTTCTTCGCAGAGCGAGCGGAGCGCCTGATGGATCAGTGGGGCGGTATCGGGTCCAACCGAGTTGACCTCTCCGTAGGGAGACCCTTTTGCGCCATAAAGATAGGGCGGCTTTTCGTCCCATTCGCTGCGCGGAATGATGTAGCCGATCTCATCGTTGGCCAGGCCGAACACGAACTTCAATTTTCCGGGCATCAGCTCTCGAATAGCTGGGACCTCCACCGGCGCCACCTCAAAGTCCCCTCCCGGCGCTTGCTCAACGCCGCCATTCACGATCTCCGGATAGATCTCCCCCGGGATGCACGCCATGGACGCTTCGCCCAGGGTGATGAGGGCGACCTCCGACTTCATCCGCATCCAGCTCGAATGACCGCGATCGAGCAGCCCCAAGAAGGTGGCGAGCAGGAATCCCTTGTTTTTGACCGGAAACTCCACCGTGCGGGCGTGAATCCCGATGGGGGCAATGGTGCTTCCGGGAAGCTCAAGATTCGAGATGCGGTCCAGGACCCGCCGGGCAAGCTGATTTCCCAGCGCCCGCGTTTTCTCGTGGGATGGCTTCTTGAACTCTTCCCCGGAAAAAGGATCGGTGACCACCGTGGAGGGATGAGTGGTCATCAATCCTCCGACAGCCCCATTGACGAAGACATGCGTTCCTCCCAGCCCGGGCAGGACGACTCGGTTGCTGTGTACAATCCCATTCTCGAGAGCGTCCCGCAACGCACCTGGGAAATCGGCCGTGATCTCTTGGTTCTTGGACCAAGGTGTCTCCGGGTGGTTGCCCCAGCCCACGACTGTTCCCAGGACCTCGGTCCCGGCGGGGTTTCGGAAGAGGACCACGCGCAGGTCGGAGTCGAAGACCTGGGGTTTGCGAGTATCGGCCACGAGTCCGTCGGGCGGGGTCTTGATTTCATGATAGGAGACTTTGGTTTCCTGCAGGCTCTGGGCTGCATCGCGGAGTGCTTGTGCCGCCCCATCGATCACCTGTTGTCGGTAGTGGCGGTCAACTCCGCTTCGCAGCGGGCTGGGCCCCCAGAGTCCCATCAAGTCCGGGGTGGAATGGTTGTGCGTGGAACAAACGACGGTGTAATTGAGCTTGAGCTCGGCCTCACAGGCTCGTCGCACGGCAATGACGTCGTCATAGAAGAACCCAATCGCGTCCAGGACCACGAGTCCGACCCGGGTTTGACCGTCATCCAGAACGGTGGCCACGGCATAGAGCGGGTCGTGAACGCCCGTGGCTGCTCGATTCTGGCTGAATCCCGCCAGCCATATCGGACGTGCTGCGTTGGTCAGCGAGGGCGTGATGTTGATCCGGCCAAACCCCACCCGGAGCGCGGTGGCCGAGGAGCTTGGTTTCCGGTGGATCGTTAGAGAGTAGCCCGGGGTGCGGTCGCGAAAGACATACGCCGCGCGCATTCCCACGATGGCAACCCCCGCCAGGAGCACAAATGCAGCTCCGCGGGCCATTGATTTCCATCGGGACCGGTTATGGCGAACTGGCGCAGGCTTGGTCGGCATGGTGGAGAGATCATGCCGAGGATCCGTCGCGCACGCGATCAGAAACCTTCCGCCTTCAGCCCAATCCATGCCGCCCGACTGCATGGATTGGGCTGAGGGCGGCGAGGGGCACATGGCCCTTTGGGGTATGGAGTTCCTGCTTTAGCAGGTTCCCCGTCCCTTTCCACTTCGCTGCCCGATCCGCTTGAAGGCGAAACTCCGTACGAGAACGGCACCTCCGGCGTATGGAGTTCCTGCTTTAGCAGGTTGGGCGCGCTGGGGAAGGAAGTCCCCCGACCGCAGCTAGTCCACGACGCGACTCTCTGAGTTTGGGCCATCGGGCCCAAACCGTAACGGGCTTCTGAGCCCAAATACCGCTGGGTTCGAATTCGCTGAGGGTTGATGACATGGATGCGGTGAGGGGAGGGAGTGATACGGGCTCTTAGTTGTAACATTCTAGAATAGAACAATATGGGATCTTTATTTGCTCCGGTAGGCAAGCGCTTCAGGGTGTTTGCTGGGTAGTCCTGAGCGGCTGGCACCTGGGGTGCTCAAGAGGAGCTGCTTGTCCTATGTTGTTGTCTGAACATCCAAGTTCATCTGCGGCTCCGCGCTTCTTTCTCTATTCCCATGATGGGATGGGGTTGGGACATACCCGCCGGCATATCGCGATCGCGCGGGCGCTGAGTGAGTTGGAGCCTTCGGCCAGTGTGCTGTTGGTGACCGGCACGGAGGAAGTCACACGGTTGGGGATTCCGGCGCAGGTTGAGATTCTTAAGCTCCCCGGGCTACGCAAGGTGGAGAATGGGAGCTACGTCTCGCGTCGTATGTCCATCTCGGCGGAGGAAATTCGGACTTTTCGCGCCTCGCTTCTGCGGACGGCGGTTCGGTCCTTTAAGCCGAATGTGGTCTTGGTCGACAAACATCCGTTTGGGGCCAGCGGTGAGTTTCGAGAGGCGCTGCGCATCGCCAAAGACCAAGGAGCCAGGAGCGTGCTGGGCTTGCGTGACATCCTGGACTCGCCGGAGACCGTTGCTGCGGAATGGACGCCTTATCGAACCCAGCGTGCGATTGCGAAAAACTACGACCAGGTTTTTGTTTATGGTCATGCCCATGTGTTCGACTCGGTTCGTGAGTACCGGTTTCCCGACGTGCTTGCGAGTCGCACCCGCTTTTGTGGTTACGTGGTTAACCCGGCAGCGACTCCCTCCGGTCGTGGGGGCGAGAAGCGCGTTGTCCCGCTCGCAACCACTCAACAGCCCCTGGTGATCGCCTCGGCTGGGGGAGGTGAGGATGGAGCGTTTCTGATCGAATCGTTTGTGCGATCGGCTGTCGATGTGCCTTGGAAGGGAATGGCTGTGGCTGGGCCCATGATGCCTGAGTCCCGATTTCGGCTCTTGGAGCGGATTGCCCTCAGGAATCGCGTGATCTTTCGTCGGTTCGTGCCGGATCTTCCCAACTATCTCCAGATCGCCTCAGCGGTGGTGTGCATGGGGGGATACAACACGTTGGGCGAGGCGCTGGCGGCAGGTGTGCCGACGGTTTGTGTGCCGCGTGTGGAGCCGCGTGAGGAACAGTTGATCCGCGCTCAGGCCTTCGGCCGGCTCGGCCTGATGACCTGGCTTCATCCCCGGGAGCTGACACCGGCTCGTCTGGGCGCGGCCATTTCCCTGGCGGTGAACCAGAGCCGGCAAAGCATCCGGAGCCGTGTTTCGCGGGTGTTGAATTTTCAGGGAGCCCAGGCGGCCGCACTTCAGCTGCATGCCCAGGCTCGAGAGTCCTTGATCCCGGGGCGACTTCCCCTGTGCAGTAATCCATGAAGACCTCCAATCCCCTCAGAATCGGATATGTGGTGAAGCGGTACCCTCGCTTCTCTGAAACCTTCATCGTGAACGAGCTTCTGGCGCATGAAGCCGCCGGCTGGCCCATCGAGATCTTCTCCTTGGGGCCGTGCATCGATTCGCACTTTCAGAACATCGTGTCCTGCGTTCGCGGGGCTGTGACTTACCTTCCGTCGGAGGTGCCCAAGGCCAGCGAGTTCTGGCGTTTGGTAGAAGAGGCCGCGAGCCAGTTTCCAGGCTTTTGGAGAACCTTTGAAGCGGCTCGGGGAGAGAATGTCCGGGATGTCTACCAGGCGTTGTGTCTGGTGGCGGAGATCAAGAAACGCGGCATCGATCATCTGCATGCCCATTTCGCCACGTCGGCCACCTCGGTTGCCCGGCTTGCGTCCCTCTTTTCCCGGGTGCCCTTTTCGTTCACCGCTCACGCCAAAGACATCTTTCACGAGAGCGTGGTTCCGGAGGATCTCGAGCGTAAACTCAACTCCGCCGACTCGGTGGTCACCGTCAGTGATTTCAATCTGGAATTCTTGCAGAACCACTACGGTGCCGCTGCGGGGAAGGTTGTTCGGCTCTATAACGGACTTCATCTGGACCGTTTTGCCTATGCTGCCCCTGAGGATCGTCCTCCGGTGGTGATCGCGGTGGGCCGTCTGGTGGAGAAAAAGGGATTTAGCGACCTGCTTAAGGCGTGTGCGATTCTTCGCGATTCAGGAACCTCGTTTCGTTGTCAGATCGTCGGTAATGGCGACCAGGAGGACGCGCTCCGAAGCGAGCTGACCCGGTTGGGCCTCGGTTCTCTGGTGGAGTTGTCGGGGGCTCGTCCGCAGAGCGACATCATCCGGATGGTGCAGTCGGCTGCGGTGATGGCTGCGCCCTGCATCGTCGGGGAGGATGGCAATCGAGACGGCATGCCCACGGTCCTCTTGGAGGCCATGGCGTTGGGCACTCCTTGCGTCTCAACCCCGGTTACGGGAATTCCCGAGATTGTTCGCGAGGGAGAGACCGGGTTGCTCGTTCCGCAGCGGGATCCCGTGGCGCTGGCGCTGGCTCTCAAGCGGTTGCTGGGCGACGCCAAGCTCCGCATTCAGCTGGCCTCCCGGGCTCGGCGTTTGATCGAGGCGGAGTTCGACATCGTGCAGAATGCGCAACGGCAACGGGAACTCTTCAACGCCTGTGCACGTGAACGTTCACAAACCCAGACGGGGCAACCCGCTCTCTGCTCATGAGCATGACGTCTCCATCGGCGGTTTACATCTGTGCTGATTCCGGCGTCCCTGTTTTTGGCGAGAAGGGGTGTTCAGTTCATGTTCAGGAAATGCTGGGTGCGTTCTTGGAAGAGGGCTTGGAGATGCGTTTGATCGCTCAGCGGCTCGGGGGTGTGCC
It encodes:
- a CDS encoding glycosyltransferase → MKTSNPLRIGYVVKRYPRFSETFIVNELLAHEAAGWPIEIFSLGPCIDSHFQNIVSCVRGAVTYLPSEVPKASEFWRLVEEAASQFPGFWRTFEAARGENVRDVYQALCLVAEIKKRGIDHLHAHFATSATSVARLASLFSRVPFSFTAHAKDIFHESVVPEDLERKLNSADSVVTVSDFNLEFLQNHYGAAAGKVVRLYNGLHLDRFAYAAPEDRPPVVIAVGRLVEKKGFSDLLKACAILRDSGTSFRCQIVGNGDQEDALRSELTRLGLGSLVELSGARPQSDIIRMVQSAAVMAAPCIVGEDGNRDGMPTVLLEAMALGTPCVSTPVTGIPEIVREGETGLLVPQRDPVALALALKRLLGDAKLRIQLASRARRLIEAEFDIVQNAQRQRELFNACARERSQTQTGQPALCS